From a region of the Paenibacillus segetis genome:
- a CDS encoding ABC-F family ATP-binding cassette domain-containing protein, with protein MLLQATDITKLYGVTSVLNGISLQILERDRIGLVGVNGAGKSTLLQILANEMSYDGGQIFKAKETTIGYLAQNSGLQSERTIWEEMLNVFAPLLDTERELRQMELQIADPDQAANEKAYQSLLERYATKSDWFKDNGGYEIETRIRSILHGMGFGSFAPDTLISTLSGGQKTRLALARILLQAPDLLMLDEPTNHLDIETLTWLEDYLRNYSGALLVVSHDRYFLDRLVTAIVEIERNQSRRYTGNYSRFIELKAAEFESQMKQYEKQQDEIERMETFIQRNIVRASTTKRAQSRRKALEKMDVMDRPLGDLKKANFSFEAEIMTGKDVLQASNLSYSFEHGMAPLFKNVSFDMKRGETIALIGPNGIGKSTLLKMLIGDLEPSTGTLTWGAKVKLGYYDQEQTHLNLQNTVLEEVWGTFPHLEEARIRSVLGNFLFSGDDVLKKVSALSGGEKARVALTKLMLLKANVLILDEPTNHLDLYSKEVLESALLEYDGTLLFISHDRYFLNKMAERIVELHPGGADHFLGNYDDYLAKKQELSELAAERAAEEAAKKASSSRAATQPDPSVAKSGAASFEADKQAKREERNRLRRIEQLEQLIAKLENDITAIEIELTLPEIYQDYVKIQERQAVIDKNKEQLTAAYDEWETLAAES; from the coding sequence ATGCTGCTTCAAGCAACGGACATTACTAAATTATATGGTGTCACAAGTGTGTTAAATGGAATCAGCCTGCAAATATTAGAACGGGACCGTATCGGTCTTGTCGGTGTCAACGGAGCGGGTAAATCAACATTGCTACAAATTTTAGCTAATGAAATGTCCTATGATGGAGGACAAATTTTCAAAGCCAAGGAAACAACGATCGGCTACCTCGCCCAAAATAGTGGCTTACAATCAGAACGTACCATTTGGGAGGAAATGCTGAACGTATTTGCTCCATTACTCGATACCGAACGTGAACTGCGGCAGATGGAGTTACAAATCGCTGATCCTGACCAAGCCGCTAACGAAAAAGCCTACCAAAGCTTGCTAGAACGCTATGCCACGAAATCCGACTGGTTCAAAGATAACGGTGGATATGAGATAGAGACACGAATTCGTAGCATTCTTCACGGGATGGGTTTCGGGAGCTTTGCTCCGGACACACTAATTTCTACACTAAGTGGCGGTCAGAAGACTCGACTTGCGTTAGCTCGAATATTGCTTCAAGCCCCGGATTTACTTATGCTCGATGAGCCAACAAACCATTTGGACATTGAAACCTTAACTTGGTTGGAAGACTATCTTCGGAACTATTCGGGTGCTCTTCTTGTCGTTTCACATGACCGTTATTTCCTTGATCGACTCGTGACCGCAATCGTCGAAATCGAACGTAATCAGTCCCGCAGATATACGGGAAATTACAGTCGTTTTATCGAGCTTAAGGCCGCTGAATTTGAGAGCCAAATGAAGCAGTACGAGAAGCAGCAAGATGAAATCGAGCGAATGGAAACCTTCATTCAGCGCAATATCGTTCGAGCTTCTACTACTAAACGTGCCCAAAGCAGACGCAAAGCACTTGAAAAGATGGATGTCATGGATCGTCCGCTTGGAGATCTTAAGAAAGCCAATTTTTCCTTTGAAGCTGAGATTATGACGGGCAAGGACGTTCTACAGGCTAGCAATCTTTCTTACTCTTTTGAACATGGTATGGCCCCGTTGTTCAAGAATGTCTCGTTCGACATGAAACGTGGAGAGACCATTGCACTAATTGGCCCTAATGGGATTGGTAAATCAACATTACTGAAAATGTTGATTGGTGACCTTGAACCCTCCACTGGGACACTTACATGGGGAGCTAAAGTAAAACTAGGTTATTATGACCAAGAGCAAACTCATCTAAATCTGCAAAATACAGTATTAGAAGAAGTCTGGGGCACATTTCCCCATTTAGAAGAAGCACGTATTCGCAGTGTGCTCGGTAATTTCCTATTCAGTGGCGATGATGTACTTAAGAAAGTATCAGCACTAAGTGGTGGCGAGAAAGCTCGAGTTGCACTGACTAAATTAATGCTTCTGAAAGCCAATGTTCTCATTCTCGATGAACCTACAAACCATTTGGATTTGTACAGTAAAGAAGTGTTGGAATCAGCACTGCTCGAATACGATGGAACTCTCTTGTTTATCTCTCATGACCGATATTTCCTTAATAAAATGGCGGAGCGTATAGTTGAGCTTCATCCTGGTGGAGCAGATCATTTCCTGGGGAATTATGACGATTATTTAGCGAAAAAGCAGGAACTTTCAGAGCTTGCTGCCGAGCGGGCAGCGGAAGAAGCCGCAAAAAAAGCATCCTCCTCTCGCGCAGCAACTCAACCTGATCCATCAGTCGCCAAATCAGGTGCCGCTTCTTTTGAAGCAGACAAGCAGGCCAAACGCGAAGAACGAAACCGTCTGCGCCGCATAGAGCAACTTGAACAATTGATTGCAAAACTGGAGAACGACATTACCGCAATAGAGATCGAATTAACACTTCCAGAGATTTATCAGGACTATGTCAAAATTCAAGAACGTCAAGCCGTTATTGATAAGAATAAAGAACAATTAACTGCTGCTTATGACGAATGGGAGACACTTGCTGCTGAATCTTAA
- a CDS encoding 5-formyltetrahydrofolate cyclo-ligase codes for MKRTLRLQMEDIRSSITENSRREQSESACLWAEQEVLGPLRAAKSGSLTVFSYVSFRDEPDTRYLIQNCMARGDRVLIPKIGANSSLQLHEFIDEESLVPGIWGISEPKEDAAIWPVSHWNKIDLVLIPGLAYDAEGGRIGFGGGYYDRFIAKLHSLNNGQSHAVLAALALKEQLIASNIPMEDHDFRLDMLFTASGIIYM; via the coding sequence TTGAAAAGAACACTGCGTCTTCAGATGGAGGATATTCGGTCAAGTATAACTGAAAACTCCCGGAGGGAGCAATCAGAATCAGCCTGTCTGTGGGCGGAACAAGAGGTGTTAGGTCCTCTTCGCGCAGCTAAAAGTGGAAGTTTAACGGTGTTCAGTTACGTGTCGTTTCGGGATGAGCCTGATACGCGTTATCTCATTCAGAATTGTATGGCCCGAGGTGATCGGGTGCTGATACCGAAGATAGGGGCTAATTCCTCGTTACAACTGCATGAATTCATTGATGAAGAAAGTTTAGTCCCTGGAATATGGGGGATTTCCGAACCAAAGGAGGATGCAGCCATTTGGCCGGTTTCTCATTGGAATAAAATCGATCTTGTGCTTATCCCAGGGCTCGCATACGATGCCGAAGGTGGACGGATCGGTTTTGGAGGAGGATATTACGACCGTTTCATTGCGAAGCTTCATTCATTAAATAACGGACAGAGTCATGCCGTGCTCGCTGCCTTGGCACTGAAGGAACAGTTGATAGCAAGCAATATCCCGATGGAAGATCATGATTTTAGACTGGACATGCTGTTTACAGCGTCCGGCATCATATATATGTAG
- a CDS encoding MogA/MoaB family molybdenum cofactor biosynthesis protein, whose amino-acid sequence MIWKTAILTASDKGARGEREDTSAQVIRELVEEELGGEIIEYRIVPDEPDEIIAALIEMTDYFHADLVFTTGGTELAIRDVTPEATRRVIEREVPGMAEAMRFTAMQKNPAAMLFRGIVGIRGRTLIVNLPGTPKGVHENLAAIMDQLPEALLMVTGQFRL is encoded by the coding sequence TTGATTTGGAAGACTGCAATCCTTACAGCAAGCGACAAAGGTGCTAGAGGCGAACGTGAAGATACGAGCGCTCAAGTAATCCGTGAACTGGTCGAGGAAGAATTAGGCGGCGAAATCATCGAATATCGTATCGTTCCCGATGAACCGGACGAGATTATTGCCGCATTGATTGAAATGACTGATTATTTCCATGCTGATCTTGTGTTTACTACAGGCGGTACTGAACTAGCTATCCGTGATGTAACTCCGGAAGCTACAAGACGTGTCATTGAACGTGAGGTACCCGGCATGGCGGAAGCCATGCGGTTTACAGCGATGCAGAAGAATCCAGCAGCGATGCTGTTCCGCGGGATTGTTGGCATACGCGGACGCACGTTGATTGTTAACCTACCAGGAACACCAAAGGGTGTACACGAAAATCTAGCCGCAATTATGGACCAACTTCCTGAAGCATTATTAATGGTCACTGGGCAATTCCGTTTGTAA
- a CDS encoding twin-arginine translocase TatA/TatE family subunit: protein MGAGGFLLIVIAALLLFGPNKLPELGRAVGRTYREFKEATRDIVDDRPEVKKPEAPVTAASEAPKPDDRRLPE, encoded by the coding sequence ATGGGTGCTGGTGGATTTCTATTAATCGTTATTGCAGCATTGCTACTATTTGGACCTAATAAGCTACCGGAATTAGGGCGAGCTGTGGGCCGCACATATCGTGAATTTAAAGAGGCAACCCGGGATATTGTGGATGACCGTCCTGAGGTAAAGAAACCAGAAGCACCGGTGACTGCAGCGAGCGAAGCACCGAAACCGGATGATCGGCGTTTGCCCGAATAA
- the tatC gene encoding twin-arginine translocase subunit TatC: MAHDQEQLSIVDHLSELRRRLFFTLLVFTVVLVAAFFVVDPIYHYLTINVLSGVQISLNAFSFWDGVGVYMKIAMMVALGITLPFTLFQIWAFVSPGLKPKERKATLKYIPFVFICFLVGVAFGYFVVFPLAMTFTGSLNKGLGLIETYGMADYFKFLTNIVLPISLLFELPVVILFLTHLRILNPLRLRKMRRVAYFALVVVSVMITPADFFSAFLVLIPLILLYEFSVFLSTRVHRRQLAADEERKEKYK, encoded by the coding sequence ATGGCTCACGACCAGGAACAATTGAGCATTGTCGATCATTTGTCGGAACTTCGCCGACGCTTATTTTTTACGTTACTCGTATTTACTGTCGTTCTCGTAGCAGCCTTTTTTGTTGTCGATCCGATTTATCATTACTTGACGATTAATGTGCTCTCTGGAGTACAGATTTCGCTCAATGCCTTCTCTTTCTGGGATGGCGTCGGTGTCTATATGAAAATTGCCATGATGGTCGCGCTTGGCATTACCTTACCGTTCACTTTATTTCAAATATGGGCGTTCGTCAGTCCAGGTCTGAAACCGAAGGAACGTAAAGCGACGCTTAAGTACATACCTTTCGTATTTATCTGTTTTCTTGTGGGTGTTGCATTTGGTTATTTTGTAGTTTTTCCGCTTGCTATGACCTTTACAGGTTCTTTAAACAAGGGATTAGGTTTAATTGAGACGTATGGCATGGCTGATTATTTCAAGTTTTTGACTAATATTGTATTGCCGATATCCTTACTATTTGAGCTTCCGGTTGTTATTCTATTCCTAACTCATTTACGAATTCTGAACCCACTCAGGTTACGGAAAATGAGACGGGTAGCCTATTTCGCATTGGTCGTTGTATCGGTCATGATTACTCCAGCCGACTTTTTCTCGGCATTTCTCGTTCTGATCCCACTAATTCTGCTATATGAGTTCAGTGTATTTCTGTCCACTCGGGTTCATCGTCGGCAACTTGCTGCTGATGAAGAACGTAAAGAGAAATATAAATAG
- the groES gene encoding co-chaperone GroES, whose protein sequence is MIKPLGERVLVEAIEQEQTTAFGIVLPDTAKEKPQEGKIVAVGSGALKDGVRVPLEVKEGDRVLFSKYAGTEVKYEGKEYLIMKESDIHAIIG, encoded by the coding sequence ATGATCAAACCTTTAGGTGAACGCGTATTGGTAGAAGCAATTGAGCAAGAGCAAACAACAGCTTTCGGTATCGTGCTTCCGGACACAGCTAAGGAAAAGCCGCAAGAAGGCAAAATCGTTGCTGTTGGTAGCGGTGCGTTGAAGGACGGGGTTCGAGTTCCTCTGGAAGTTAAAGAAGGTGACCGCGTGTTGTTCTCTAAATACGCTGGAACAGAAGTGAAATACGAAGGTAAAGAATATCTGATTATGAAAGAAAGCGACATTCACGCGATCATCGGTTAA
- the groL gene encoding chaperonin GroEL (60 kDa chaperone family; promotes refolding of misfolded polypeptides especially under stressful conditions; forms two stacked rings of heptamers to form a barrel-shaped 14mer; ends can be capped by GroES; misfolded proteins enter the barrel where they are refolded when GroES binds), translating to MAKDIKFSEDARRAMLRGVDALANAVKVTLGPKGRNVVLEKKYGSPLITNDGVTIAKEIELEDAFENMGAQLVKEVATKTNDVAGDGTTTATVLAQALIREGLKNVTAGASPIGLRKGIDKAVKAAVTELQKISKTIEDKQSIAQVAAISAGDEEVGELIAEAMEKVGKDGVITVEESRGFATELEVVEGMQFDRGYISPYMITDTDKMEAVLDNPYILITDKKISSTQEILPLLEKIVQQARPLLIIAEDIEGEAQAMLIVNKLRGTFNAVAVKAPGFGDRREAMLQDIAALTGGQVITEKLGLDLKSTDISQLGTTRQVRVTKENTTIVDGSGDKGDITARVNQIRAQLEETTSEFDKEKLQERLAKLAGGVAVIKVGAATETELKERKLRIEDALNATRAAVEEGIVSGGGVALVNVYNAVAAIELSGDEKTGVSIVLRALEEPIRTIAANAGEEGSVIVDRLKKEQPGIGFNAATGEWVNMIEAGIVDPAKVTRSALQHAASVAGLFLTTEAVIADKPEPEKAAMPDMGGMGGMGGMM from the coding sequence ATGGCAAAAGATATTAAATTCAGTGAAGACGCGCGCCGCGCGATGCTTCGTGGTGTAGATGCTTTGGCTAACGCTGTAAAAGTAACATTGGGACCAAAAGGTCGCAACGTAGTACTAGAGAAGAAATATGGTAGCCCGTTGATTACAAATGACGGTGTAACGATTGCCAAAGAAATCGAATTGGAAGATGCGTTTGAGAACATGGGCGCTCAACTGGTTAAAGAAGTAGCTACAAAAACTAACGATGTTGCCGGTGACGGTACAACTACTGCGACGGTTCTTGCTCAAGCATTGATTCGTGAAGGTTTGAAGAACGTAACTGCTGGTGCAAGCCCGATCGGTCTTCGTAAAGGTATCGATAAAGCGGTTAAAGCTGCGGTGACTGAATTGCAAAAGATCTCCAAAACGATTGAAGACAAGCAATCGATCGCACAAGTGGCTGCAATTTCCGCTGGTGACGAAGAAGTGGGCGAATTGATCGCTGAAGCAATGGAGAAAGTCGGTAAAGACGGCGTTATTACCGTTGAAGAATCCCGTGGATTCGCTACTGAGCTTGAAGTTGTAGAAGGTATGCAATTCGATCGTGGATACATTTCCCCATACATGATTACAGATACAGATAAAATGGAAGCTGTCCTAGATAATCCATATATCTTGATCACGGATAAGAAAATCAGCAGCACGCAAGAAATTTTGCCTTTGCTAGAAAAAATCGTTCAACAAGCTCGTCCGCTATTGATCATTGCTGAAGATATCGAAGGCGAAGCACAAGCGATGTTGATCGTAAACAAACTACGTGGTACGTTCAACGCTGTAGCTGTAAAAGCTCCAGGCTTCGGCGACCGTCGTGAAGCAATGCTGCAAGATATCGCAGCTCTAACTGGTGGTCAAGTGATCACTGAGAAACTCGGACTAGATCTGAAGAGCACAGATATCAGCCAATTGGGTACAACTCGTCAAGTGCGTGTAACCAAAGAAAACACAACAATCGTAGACGGCAGTGGCGACAAGGGCGACATTACAGCTCGCGTGAACCAAATCCGTGCTCAACTGGAAGAAACAACTTCCGAATTCGACAAGGAAAAACTGCAAGAGCGTTTGGCTAAATTGGCTGGCGGCGTAGCCGTAATCAAAGTCGGTGCTGCAACTGAAACAGAACTTAAAGAACGCAAACTTCGCATTGAAGATGCTCTGAACGCAACGCGCGCAGCGGTTGAAGAAGGTATCGTATCTGGTGGTGGTGTTGCACTAGTGAATGTATACAATGCTGTAGCAGCAATCGAACTTAGTGGGGATGAAAAGACAGGCGTAAGCATCGTGCTTCGCGCATTGGAAGAACCAATCCGCACTATCGCAGCAAATGCTGGTGAAGAAGGTTCCGTTATCGTGGATCGTCTGAAAAAAGAACAACCAGGTATCGGCTTCAACGCTGCTACTGGCGAATGGGTGAACATGATCGAAGCGGGTATCGTTGACCCAGCTAAGGTTACTCGTTCCGCATTGCAACACGCAGCTTCCGTAGCAGGTCTATTCTTGACTACTGAAGCAGTAATTGCTGACAAACCAGAACCAGAAAAAGCAGCTATGCCTGACATGGGCGGCATGGGTGGAATGGGCGGCATGATGTAA
- a CDS encoding putative Ig domain-containing protein, with amino-acid sequence MRKKVSIHIGLALVLIFSLFSVYPLRVAAAPVVISPIDGRNDLDVSSPEYGLINGLYSKSVFKFGGIDTNSWISSAYLIFEGITEEWQLDIKNLKIAVAVDNWPATQVPAAVTPEKSINSSVPGIFSSIQPSGTDTSTYRINVSSLLTPSNIGTDGVLSLLMSTTSEYDGNIITPRLEINYAAAPVNTAPSLSGIGNKVVIEKDVFTFTATASDAEGDPLTYSLDSAPTGASINSMTGVFTWTPTEAQGPGTYTFIVRVSDGALTAEEQITVTVLEVNEAPVLAAIGDKTINEETLLTFTVIATDADLPANMLTYSLVGAPAGASINPVTGVFTWTPTEAQGPGSYTFTVRVSDGMLIDSEQITVTVNDVNAAPELAAIGNKTINEGALLTFTATATDLDSAILTYSLVNAPTGASINAMTGVFTWTPTEAQGPGSFTFEVVVSDGALTDEEEITVTVNEVNIAPILAAIGDKTVDEETLLTFTVVGTDTDLPANTLTYSLVNAPTGASINATTGVFTWTPTEAQGPGSYTFEVGVSDGVLIDSEEITVTVNEVNVAPVLAVIGNKTVNEGSQLKFTAIATDSDSAILTYSIDGAPTGASIHATTGVFTWTPTGAQSPGSYTFTVRVSDGMLTDEEVIKVDVNEIYTGGGISAPQSSANNTQGGISVPKPPANTVKVLVNGKLVDTRTVTNNEINGQTVIIVTVDEQKLMQQLKQEGKYAVITIPVDTDSNVVIGEFNGRILENLEKQQAIIVLQTNKSTYTIPAEQIDITTISSQLGANVALEDVKLKIEIAELLKNRLQIAEDAVNREGLTQVASPLNFKVSVEYDGRTVEILRFNAYVERRIAIPEGTDPNQITTGVVVEPDGSVRHVPTQVTKVGDRYYAVIHSLTNSTYTVVWNPLQFIDVENHWAKAAVNNIGSKMVVNGIENGMYHPDQDITRAEFAAIIVRGLGLSLSQGNSLFTDVGTTAWYRSTVQTAYEYGLINGFEDGTFRPNDKITREQAMLIVSKAMIITGLKESATNHSNVDVIRAFSDASTVSEWALDGVADSVSSGIISGRNHNLLVPKANITRAEVAMIIQRLLQTSDLINE; translated from the coding sequence ATGAGAAAGAAAGTTAGTATTCATATTGGTTTAGCGCTTGTTCTAATTTTTTCTTTATTTTCAGTATATCCGCTGCGTGTAGCTGCTGCTCCTGTAGTGATAAGTCCGATTGATGGAAGAAATGATCTTGATGTTTCTTCTCCCGAGTATGGTCTTATTAACGGATTATATTCGAAATCGGTTTTTAAATTTGGAGGAATTGATACAAATAGTTGGATAAGTTCAGCATACTTAATTTTCGAAGGAATTACAGAAGAGTGGCAACTGGATATTAAGAACTTAAAAATTGCTGTTGCTGTTGATAACTGGCCAGCAACGCAAGTGCCAGCGGCAGTTACTCCAGAAAAATCGATTAATTCTAGTGTGCCGGGTATATTCTCTAGTATTCAGCCCTCGGGTACCGACACATCTACATATCGAATAAATGTAAGCAGCTTGTTGACACCTAGCAATATTGGTACTGATGGTGTTCTTTCGTTACTAATGTCTACGACTTCAGAATACGATGGAAACATTATAACCCCTAGACTTGAAATTAATTATGCTGCTGCGCCAGTAAACACAGCACCTAGTTTGAGTGGAATTGGTAATAAAGTGGTAATAGAAAAAGACGTGTTCACGTTTACAGCAACAGCATCAGACGCGGAGGGAGATCCACTAACGTACAGTTTGGATAGTGCTCCGACAGGAGCAAGTATTAATTCAATGACGGGTGTATTCACATGGACGCCAACAGAAGCGCAGGGTCCAGGAACCTATACGTTCATAGTCCGTGTAAGCGATGGGGCATTAACTGCTGAAGAACAAATCACGGTTACGGTTCTTGAGGTAAATGAGGCACCAGTACTAGCTGCCATTGGCGATAAAACGATAAATGAAGAAACACTGCTAACCTTTACAGTAATCGCAACAGATGCAGACCTGCCAGCGAATATGCTGACGTACAGCCTAGTAGGAGCGCCGGCAGGAGCCAGCATTAACCCAGTAACAGGTGTGTTTACATGGACACCAACGGAAGCGCAGGGTCCAGGAAGCTATACGTTTACAGTCCGCGTAAGTGATGGCATGCTAATTGACAGCGAGCAAATCACGGTTACGGTTAACGACGTAAATGCGGCTCCTGAGCTTGCTGCAATCGGCAATAAGACGATAAATGAAGGAGCGCTTTTAACCTTTACGGCAACAGCAACCGACTTGGATTCTGCTATCTTGACGTACAGCCTAGTTAATGCGCCGACGGGAGCAAGTATCAACGCTATGACGGGTGTGTTCACATGGACTCCAACAGAAGCGCAGGGTCCAGGTAGCTTTACATTTGAAGTAGTCGTTAGTGATGGAGCGTTAACGGACGAAGAGGAAATCACAGTTACGGTCAACGAGGTGAACATTGCACCTATACTTGCAGCGATTGGGGATAAAACAGTAGATGAAGAAACGCTGCTCACGTTTACGGTAGTAGGAACAGATACAGATCTGCCAGCTAATACATTGACGTACAGTCTAGTTAATGCACCGACAGGGGCAAGTATTAATGCTACAACTGGTGTGTTCACATGGACACCAACGGAAGCCCAAGGACCCGGAAGCTACACCTTTGAAGTAGGTGTTAGCGATGGAGTGCTTATTGATAGCGAGGAAATAACGGTTACGGTTAACGAAGTGAATGTGGCACCAGTGCTTGCTGTCATTGGTAATAAGACTGTGAACGAAGGAAGTCAGCTAAAGTTTACGGCAATAGCGACAGACTCGGATTCTGCTATCTTGACGTACAGCATAGATGGCGCGCCGACAGGAGCAAGCATCCATGCGACGACGGGTGTATTTACATGGACGCCAACGGGAGCACAGAGTCCCGGTAGCTATACGTTTACGGTTCGCGTAAGTGATGGTATGTTGACGGATGAGGAAGTAATTAAAGTCGATGTTAATGAGATATACACTGGTGGCGGTATATCCGCACCTCAGTCTTCAGCGAATAATACGCAAGGCGGCATATCTGTACCTAAGCCTCCAGCAAATACAGTTAAAGTGTTAGTTAATGGGAAGTTAGTGGATACAAGGACTGTTACAAATAACGAGATAAACGGACAAACGGTAATTATAGTTACAGTGGATGAACAGAAGTTGATGCAACAGTTAAAACAGGAAGGTAAGTATGCTGTCATTACGATTCCAGTAGATACAGATAGTAACGTTGTTATTGGTGAGTTTAATGGGCGTATACTTGAAAACTTGGAAAAGCAGCAAGCGATTATTGTTCTACAAACGAACAAGTCTACATACACGATACCAGCAGAACAAATTGATATTACAACAATTTCTTCTCAGCTTGGAGCAAATGTGGCATTAGAGGATGTGAAATTAAAAATCGAAATCGCTGAGCTGCTCAAGAATAGGTTGCAAATTGCCGAAGATGCAGTTAATCGTGAAGGATTAACACAAGTTGCTTCACCGCTTAATTTCAAGGTTAGCGTGGAGTATGACGGGCGTACAGTAGAGATATTGCGATTCAACGCCTATGTTGAGCGTAGGATAGCTATTCCAGAAGGGACCGATCCGAACCAAATAACTACGGGTGTAGTTGTAGAACCAGATGGCTCAGTTAGACATGTACCGACTCAAGTTACTAAAGTCGGTGACAGATATTATGCGGTCATTCATAGCTTGACCAATAGTACATACACTGTTGTCTGGAATCCGTTACAATTTATTGATGTCGAGAATCATTGGGCGAAGGCAGCAGTCAATAATATTGGATCTAAGATGGTTGTAAACGGAATAGAAAATGGAATGTATCATCCTGATCAGGACATTACTCGAGCTGAGTTCGCTGCTATTATTGTTCGTGGGTTAGGACTGAGTTTATCACAAGGAAATAGTTTATTCACAGACGTAGGTACAACAGCTTGGTACCGCAGTACAGTTCAGACTGCATATGAATATGGTCTAATTAATGGATTTGAAGATGGAACTTTCCGTCCGAATGATAAAATTACGCGTGAGCAAGCTATGTTAATTGTGTCTAAAGCGATGATAATTACAGGACTAAAAGAAAGTGCAACAAATCATTCCAATGTCGATGTAATTCGTGCATTTTCTGATGCTAGCACTGTATCTGAATGGGCCCTGGATGGCGTTGCAGACAGCGTAAGCTCAGGTATCATTTCAGGTAGAAATCATAACTTGTTAGTACCTAAAGCTAACATTACTAGAGCAGAAGTAGCAATGATTATTCAGAGGCTACTTCAAACTTCAGATCTGATTAACGAGTAA
- a CDS encoding lysoplasmalogenase yields the protein MKRWLPAAILVMGLVYIFGSSALIFKLIPMWLILIYAYLQKPSVKDRYSLITIVGLFFCMLGDGLLQWFMIGLSAFLMGHLFYTAAFITRWRFSWLRFLMIIPVLIFGGFMGYQLYHALIDTGDGGLVIPVFIYLIAISLMGWFSIMTGNKWAMLGSILFITSDSILSWNMFVSDVAYSGPIIMLTYYTAQFLISRSIGHDEVSSSHQKKVAA from the coding sequence ATGAAACGGTGGCTACCTGCAGCAATTCTGGTAATGGGGCTTGTTTATATTTTTGGGAGCTCTGCACTTATTTTCAAATTAATTCCGATGTGGCTAATTCTGATATATGCTTATTTACAGAAACCAAGTGTAAAAGATCGATACTCTTTAATTACAATTGTCGGTTTATTCTTCTGTATGCTTGGTGACGGTCTTCTTCAATGGTTTATGATTGGACTATCTGCATTTCTAATGGGTCATCTATTCTATACCGCAGCATTCATCACAAGATGGCGATTCTCTTGGTTAAGATTCCTGATGATCATTCCAGTTCTTATATTTGGTGGGTTTATGGGATACCAGCTATATCATGCTCTAATAGATACAGGTGATGGAGGATTAGTCATTCCTGTATTTATTTATCTCATTGCTATTTCCTTGATGGGTTGGTTCTCTATTATGACAGGAAATAAATGGGCTATGTTAGGTAGCATATTGTTTATCACTTCAGACTCCATTTTATCGTGGAATATGTTTGTTTCAGATGTCGCCTATTCAGGTCCAATCATTATGTTAACCTATTACACCGCTCAATTCCTTATTAGTAGAAGCATAGGGCATGATGAGGTCAGTTCCTCTCATCAAAAGAAAGTCGCAGCTTAA